In Prescottella soli, a genomic segment contains:
- the dacB gene encoding D-alanyl-D-alanine carboxypeptidase/D-alanyl-D-alanine endopeptidase, producing the protein MAGEGKKKIGILAGRRRRNVRILMSVAAVLVLAAAGTTVVLVQRGTATAAQDVAATSPEPSPITATPQVAPVRDDAPVPTPQALSAALAPVVANPDLGAFTGSVADAVTGTVLWSQNPEAPMTPASTTKILTAAAALLTLPADHRVATQVVQGSRPGELVLVGDGDPTLTAQPVGQPSYYPGSPRVADLVEQIRRAGAQVDSIVVDTSAYTGPTMAEGWMPADVAGGFIAPTEPVMIDGARIDPFGDDSPRSATPALDAGRVLADALGVDPARVTLGKAESGAAPVASVLSAPLRDRLGQMMRKSDNVLAEAIAREIAAAKNTERSFTGATQSVTRALYDAGFKTDGLTLHDGSGLSVDDRIPARLLTDVLTAAAGDSKPQLRPMLDDLPVAGATGTLSDRYASGDRTGAGWVRAKTGTLSVASVLTGYVVDVDGRVLTFTLMSNDRPPEVSRPALDAVAATLRLCGCR; encoded by the coding sequence TTGGCGGGCGAGGGAAAGAAGAAGATCGGCATTCTGGCCGGACGCCGACGCCGCAACGTCCGGATCCTGATGTCGGTCGCCGCCGTCCTCGTCCTGGCCGCCGCGGGCACCACCGTCGTGCTGGTGCAGCGGGGGACCGCGACCGCCGCGCAGGACGTCGCCGCCACGTCGCCGGAACCGTCCCCGATCACCGCCACACCCCAGGTCGCGCCGGTTCGCGACGACGCCCCGGTACCGACGCCGCAGGCCCTCTCCGCGGCCCTGGCACCGGTCGTGGCGAACCCCGACCTCGGTGCGTTCACCGGCTCGGTGGCCGACGCTGTGACCGGCACCGTGCTGTGGAGCCAGAACCCCGAAGCGCCGATGACCCCGGCCTCGACGACCAAGATCCTCACCGCCGCCGCCGCGCTGCTGACCCTGCCCGCCGACCATCGCGTCGCCACCCAGGTGGTGCAGGGGTCGCGGCCCGGCGAGCTGGTGCTGGTCGGTGACGGCGATCCGACGCTCACCGCGCAGCCGGTGGGTCAGCCGAGCTACTACCCGGGCTCGCCGCGCGTCGCCGACCTCGTCGAACAGATCCGTCGCGCGGGCGCCCAGGTGGACAGCATCGTCGTCGACACCAGCGCGTACACGGGCCCGACGATGGCGGAGGGGTGGATGCCCGCCGACGTCGCCGGCGGCTTCATCGCGCCCACTGAGCCGGTCATGATCGACGGCGCCCGGATCGACCCGTTCGGCGACGACTCGCCGCGCAGCGCCACCCCCGCACTCGACGCCGGACGCGTCCTCGCCGACGCACTCGGCGTCGACCCGGCCCGGGTGACGCTCGGCAAGGCGGAATCCGGTGCCGCGCCGGTCGCGAGCGTGCTGTCCGCGCCGCTGCGCGACCGGCTCGGCCAGATGATGCGCAAGTCCGACAACGTCCTCGCCGAGGCGATCGCGCGCGAGATCGCCGCCGCGAAGAACACCGAACGGTCCTTCACCGGCGCCACCCAGTCCGTCACGCGGGCGCTCTACGACGCCGGATTCAAGACCGACGGGCTGACCCTGCACGACGGCAGCGGCCTCTCCGTCGACGACCGCATCCCGGCCCGCCTGCTCACCGACGTCCTCACCGCGGCGGCCGGCGACTCGAAGCCGCAGCTGCGGCCGATGCTCGACGACCTGCCCGTCGCCGGCGCCACCGGCACCCTGTCCGACCGGTACGCGTCGGGCGACCGGACCGGCGCCGGATGGGTGCGGGCCAAGACGGGAACGCTGTCGGTCGCCAGCGTGTTGACCGGATATGTCGTCGACGTGGACGGTCGTGTGCTGACGTTCACACTGATGTCCAACGATCGCCCGCCGGAGGTGAGCCGGCCCGCGCTCGACGCGGTCGCCGCCACGCTGCGGCTGTGCGGGTGCAGGTGA
- a CDS encoding inorganic diphosphatase, whose protein sequence is MEFDVTIEIPKGQRNKYEVDHETGRVKLDRYLYTSFGYPADYGYIENTLGEDGDPLDAMVLLPESVFPGVIVEARPVGMFKMVDEAGGDDKVLCVPAGDPRWDHIQDLADVSQFELDAIKHFFVHYKDLEPNKHVTGADWVGRAEAEKVITEAVERLKANGGH, encoded by the coding sequence GTGGAGTTCGACGTCACCATCGAAATCCCCAAGGGCCAGCGCAACAAGTACGAGGTCGATCACGAGACCGGCCGCGTGAAGCTGGACCGCTACCTCTACACGTCCTTCGGGTACCCGGCCGACTACGGCTACATCGAGAACACCCTCGGTGAGGACGGCGATCCGCTGGACGCGATGGTCCTGCTGCCCGAGTCGGTGTTCCCCGGCGTCATCGTCGAGGCCCGCCCGGTCGGCATGTTCAAGATGGTCGACGAGGCCGGCGGCGACGACAAGGTGCTGTGCGTGCCGGCGGGCGACCCGCGCTGGGATCACATCCAGGATCTCGCGGACGTCTCGCAGTTCGAGCTGGACGCGATCAAGCACTTCTTCGTGCACTACAAGGACCTCGAGCCCAACAAGCACGTCACCGGCGCCGACTGGGTCGGCCGCGCCGAGGCCGAGAAGGTCATCACGGAGGCCGTCGAGCGCCTGAAGGCCAACGGCGGACACTGA
- the lexA gene encoding transcriptional repressor LexA — MTGYDDLDMFGGLDASTLPPRQQRILVAIRDWVSAHGCPPSTREIGDAVGLRSTSSVSKHLKSLEDKGFLRRGGSMTRQLDVRPFLVGSAPGRSAENTVTVPVVGDIAAGAPILAEEHADEMLSLPRELVGSGTVFALRVRGESMVDAAICDGDTVVVRRQDEAHSGEIVAAMIDGEATVKVLRRRNGHVYLEPRNPAYEVIDGDEAVVLGKVVSVMRRI, encoded by the coding sequence GTGACCGGTTACGACGATCTCGACATGTTCGGTGGCCTCGACGCCTCCACCCTGCCGCCCCGCCAGCAGCGGATCCTGGTGGCGATCCGCGATTGGGTGTCCGCGCACGGGTGCCCGCCGAGCACCCGCGAGATCGGGGACGCGGTGGGTCTGCGTTCAACGTCGTCGGTGTCGAAGCATCTGAAGAGCCTGGAGGACAAGGGCTTCCTCCGCCGCGGCGGATCGATGACCCGGCAGCTCGACGTGCGCCCGTTCCTGGTCGGGTCGGCGCCGGGGCGTTCGGCGGAGAACACGGTGACGGTGCCGGTGGTTGGCGACATCGCAGCCGGCGCCCCGATCCTTGCGGAGGAGCACGCCGACGAGATGCTCTCGCTGCCGCGCGAACTGGTCGGCTCGGGCACCGTCTTCGCGCTGCGGGTGCGCGGTGAGTCGATGGTCGACGCCGCGATCTGCGACGGCGACACCGTCGTGGTGCGTCGCCAGGACGAGGCCCATTCGGGTGAGATCGTCGCCGCGATGATCGACGGCGAGGCCACCGTGAAGGTGCTGCGCCGCCGGAACGGCCACGTCTACCTCGAACCCCGCAATCCCGCCTACGAGGTCATCGACGGCGACGAGGCCGTCGTGCTCGGCAAGGTGGTGTCGGTGATGCGGCGGATCTGA
- a CDS encoding MDR family MFS transporter — translation MTEEARDADRDYASAVAPGPQATFTHRQILAILSGLLLGMFLAALDQTVVATAMRTIADDLNGYALQAWVTTAYLITATLVTPLYGKLSDIYGRKSFFMAAIVLFVFGSILCTFAQSMYMLAVFRAIQGLGAGGLFSLALAIIGDIVPPRERARYQGYFLAVFGTSSVLGPVIGGVLSGQESILGIAGWRWVFLVNVPIGLAALAVVGRVLHLPPVHRPMRIDWWGAVVLAVGLVPLLVVAEQGRDWGWSSPPALACYAIGVVGILGFVAVEHVMRDSALFPLHFFRNQTFALGVLISFLVGAVMFGAITVIPQYLQVVKGSSPTTAGFQMLPAVLGIAIASVLSGQLIAKTGRYRIFTVAGAVLIALAALLLHSVAAETSLPVFMLYIFVLGLGLGNLLQPLTLAIQNALPPKDMGVSTAAATFFRQIGGTMGVALFLSILFAKLTPAISTQLEDAAQSPEFRQAVAAGVNSPNPAEAGISRALASGDPSAARAALEDTSFIQQLDATLAAPFKNGFATAFEAVYPPIVILAVAALVLILIWREVPLRTKSGIDDAGAGLG, via the coding sequence ATGACCGAGGAAGCGCGAGACGCCGACCGGGACTACGCCTCCGCCGTCGCGCCCGGGCCGCAGGCCACGTTCACGCATCGCCAGATCCTGGCGATCCTCAGCGGCCTGCTGCTCGGGATGTTCCTCGCGGCACTCGACCAGACCGTGGTCGCGACCGCGATGCGCACCATCGCCGACGACCTCAACGGGTACGCGCTGCAGGCGTGGGTGACCACCGCGTACCTGATCACCGCGACGCTCGTCACCCCGCTCTACGGCAAGCTGTCCGACATCTACGGCCGCAAGTCGTTCTTCATGGCCGCGATCGTGCTGTTCGTCTTCGGCTCGATCCTGTGCACCTTCGCGCAGTCGATGTACATGCTGGCCGTGTTCCGGGCCATCCAGGGCCTCGGCGCCGGCGGCCTGTTCTCGCTGGCGCTCGCGATCATCGGCGACATCGTCCCGCCCCGCGAACGCGCCCGCTACCAGGGCTACTTCCTCGCCGTGTTCGGCACGTCGAGCGTGCTCGGTCCCGTCATCGGCGGCGTGCTGTCCGGGCAGGAGTCGATCCTCGGGATCGCCGGCTGGCGGTGGGTGTTCCTGGTGAACGTGCCGATCGGGCTGGCGGCGCTGGCCGTGGTGGGGCGGGTGCTGCACCTGCCGCCGGTGCACCGGCCCATGCGGATCGACTGGTGGGGCGCGGTCGTCCTCGCCGTCGGGCTGGTGCCGTTGCTGGTGGTCGCCGAGCAGGGGCGCGATTGGGGATGGAGCAGTCCGCCGGCGTTGGCCTGCTACGCGATCGGTGTTGTGGGCATCCTCGGCTTCGTCGCCGTCGAGCACGTCATGCGCGATTCCGCGCTGTTCCCGCTGCACTTCTTCCGCAACCAGACGTTCGCGCTGGGCGTGCTCATCAGCTTCCTCGTCGGCGCGGTCATGTTCGGCGCCATCACGGTGATCCCGCAGTACCTGCAGGTCGTGAAGGGATCGAGCCCGACGACGGCCGGCTTCCAGATGCTGCCGGCGGTGCTGGGCATCGCGATCGCGTCGGTGCTGTCGGGGCAGTTGATCGCCAAGACCGGTCGCTACCGGATCTTCACGGTCGCCGGTGCGGTACTGATCGCGCTCGCGGCGCTGCTGTTGCACTCGGTGGCCGCCGAGACCAGCCTGCCGGTCTTCATGCTGTACATCTTCGTGCTCGGCCTGGGCCTCGGAAACCTGCTCCAGCCGCTGACCCTGGCGATCCAGAACGCGCTGCCGCCCAAGGACATGGGCGTCTCGACCGCCGCCGCGACGTTCTTCAGGCAGATCGGCGGCACGATGGGCGTGGCACTGTTCCTGTCGATCCTGTTCGCGAAGCTCACCCCGGCGATCAGCACCCAACTCGAGGACGCCGCGCAGTCGCCGGAGTTCCGGCAGGCCGTCGCCGCCGGCGTGAACAGCCCCAACCCGGCCGAGGCCGGAATCTCCCGAGCGCTCGCGAGCGGCGACCCGAGCGCCGCGCGAGCGGCGCTGGAGGACACGTCGTTCATCCAGCAGCTCGACGCGACGCTGGCGGCACCGTTCAAGAACGGTTTCGCGACCGCGTTCGAGGCCGTCTACCCGCCGATCGTGATCCTCGCCGTCGCGGCGCTGGTGCTGATCCTGATCTGGCGGGAGGTGCCGCTGCGGACGAAGTCGGGCATCGACGACGCCGGGGCCGGCCTCGGCTGA
- a CDS encoding crotonase/enoyl-CoA hydratase family protein: protein MTEQQSWKAFTVERKEHVAQVTLIGPGKGNAMGPDFWDELPGVFAALDADPEVRAVVLAGSGKHFSFGLDLPAMSSGFGAVLADKAQAGPRTDFHELIKRMQSGINAVADCRKPVVAAIQGWCIGGGVDLISAADIRYASADAKFSIREVKVAIVADMGSFARLPAIIGDGHLRELALTGKDIDAARAEKIGLVNDVFEDADAVLAAAHATAAEIAANPPLVVHGIKDVLDHGRSAAVNDSLRYVAAWNAAFLPSEDLTEAITAVFQKRPPEFKGR from the coding sequence ATGACGGAACAGCAGAGCTGGAAGGCGTTCACAGTCGAGCGCAAGGAACACGTCGCCCAGGTCACCCTGATCGGCCCGGGCAAGGGCAACGCGATGGGGCCGGACTTCTGGGACGAACTTCCCGGCGTCTTCGCCGCACTCGACGCCGACCCGGAGGTCCGAGCGGTGGTGCTCGCCGGCTCCGGCAAGCACTTCTCCTTCGGGCTGGACCTGCCGGCGATGAGCAGCGGGTTCGGGGCGGTCCTCGCCGACAAGGCGCAGGCCGGCCCACGCACCGACTTCCACGAACTGATCAAGCGCATGCAGTCCGGCATCAACGCCGTCGCGGACTGCCGCAAGCCCGTCGTCGCGGCGATCCAGGGCTGGTGCATCGGCGGCGGCGTCGACCTGATCTCCGCCGCGGACATCCGGTACGCGAGCGCCGACGCGAAGTTCAGCATCCGCGAGGTCAAGGTTGCTATCGTCGCCGACATGGGCAGCTTCGCCCGCCTGCCTGCGATCATCGGCGACGGGCATCTGCGCGAACTCGCGCTGACCGGCAAGGACATCGACGCCGCACGCGCGGAGAAGATCGGACTGGTCAATGACGTGTTCGAGGACGCCGACGCGGTGCTCGCCGCGGCCCACGCGACCGCCGCCGAGATCGCGGCGAACCCGCCGCTCGTGGTGCACGGCATCAAGGACGTGCTCGACCACGGCCGTTCCGCGGCGGTCAACGACAGCCTGCGTTACGTCGCCGCGTGGAACGCGGCCTTCCTGCCGTCGGAAGACCTCACCGAGGCCATCACCGCGGTGTTCCAGAAGCGCCCGCCCGAGTTCAAGGGGCGCTGA
- a CDS encoding carboxymuconolactone decarboxylase family protein gives MSSVNLSKQHPDIYKQLMAFSAQGDAAIGEAGLDPLLGELVKIRISQINGCAFCLRLHTRDAIAKGETSDRLAVVAAWWESQYFTAQERAALALAEQVTKLSVPESRAWDDGSLTDRQASAVSWLAVVMNAWNRVAITSHYPVAP, from the coding sequence ATGAGCTCGGTGAACCTCAGCAAGCAGCACCCCGACATCTACAAGCAACTGATGGCCTTCAGCGCCCAGGGCGACGCGGCGATCGGCGAGGCCGGACTGGACCCGCTCCTGGGCGAGCTGGTCAAGATCCGGATCTCGCAGATCAACGGGTGCGCCTTCTGCCTTCGCCTGCACACCCGCGACGCCATCGCGAAGGGCGAGACCAGCGACCGACTGGCAGTCGTTGCCGCCTGGTGGGAGTCGCAGTACTTCACCGCGCAGGAGCGTGCGGCCCTGGCGTTGGCGGAGCAGGTCACCAAGCTGTCGGTGCCGGAATCACGCGCCTGGGACGACGGATCCCTGACAGATCGGCAGGCGTCGGCGGTCAGCTGGCTCGCGGTCGTGATGAACGCATGGAACCGGGTCGCGATCACCAGCCACTATCCGGTTGCTCCCTGA
- a CDS encoding VOC family protein: MRVMRVTANLRVADVGAAKRFYTDYLGLSTEEFDMGWVARYTSPDSGANVQLVTRDASAPEDSVVSVHADDVDAAYTEARKLGYEIVYPLTTEPWGVRRFFVRAPDGNILNIVQHRE, from the coding sequence ATGCGCGTCATGCGCGTCACGGCCAACCTTCGCGTCGCCGACGTCGGGGCGGCCAAACGCTTCTACACGGACTACCTCGGGTTGAGCACCGAGGAGTTCGACATGGGTTGGGTGGCCCGCTACACCTCGCCGGACTCCGGGGCGAACGTCCAGCTCGTGACCCGCGATGCGTCCGCGCCCGAGGATTCGGTCGTGTCGGTGCACGCCGACGATGTCGACGCCGCCTACACGGAGGCCCGGAAGCTCGGTTACGAGATCGTGTATCCGTTGACCACCGAACCGTGGGGCGTGCGCCGGTTCTTCGTCCGAGCGCCGGACGGCAACATCCTGAACATCGTGCAACATCGGGAATGA
- a CDS encoding 2-oxo-4-hydroxy-4-carboxy-5-ureidoimidazoline decarboxylase: MLMHQGIGLDRFNELPRRRAVHALFECCSCLAWSARLADGRAYATHAELLARAEEEFGALPESEIEQVLQGHPRIGARKQSPSSSREQCAVWVDDAAVMRTLDEASAVYEERFGFRYVWCSDGRDGRALLADLTARLGHDPESERRVRTTELAKITRTRLERMLGPEDGFPDY, encoded by the coding sequence ATGCTGATGCATCAGGGAATCGGCTTGGACCGGTTCAACGAGTTGCCGCGCCGACGCGCGGTGCACGCCCTCTTCGAGTGCTGTAGCTGCCTGGCGTGGTCGGCACGGCTCGCCGACGGGCGCGCGTACGCGACGCATGCGGAGCTGCTGGCCCGCGCAGAGGAGGAGTTCGGCGCGCTGCCGGAATCCGAGATCGAGCAGGTCCTGCAGGGTCATCCCCGGATCGGTGCGCGGAAGCAGAGCCCGTCGTCGTCCCGGGAGCAGTGCGCGGTGTGGGTCGACGACGCCGCCGTCATGCGCACCCTCGACGAGGCCTCCGCCGTGTACGAGGAACGCTTCGGATTCCGCTACGTGTGGTGCTCGGACGGTCGCGACGGCCGGGCACTGCTCGCGGACCTCACCGCCCGGTTGGGCCACGATCCCGAGAGCGAACGTCGGGTCCGAACGACGGAGCTCGCGAAGATCACGCGCACCCGGCTCGAGCGAATGCTGGGGCCGGAGGACGGTTTCCCCGACTACTGA
- a CDS encoding TetR/AcrR family transcriptional regulator, producing the protein MLATTRPGRDVVRARILEAAAEEFAERGFAAARLAEIARRAGFTKGAVYSNFESKQDLFAELFAQRSLDLAGRVLAEVAGLDLADALGKGGAAVASALIADSEWSLLVLEFGVQAVRDPSVKQAYIRERRYLRSKLVELIADRAREWGVDIDVRTTALSLTALISGLVLEHTVDPEDVNHQAIGTAVTALFAGAVARAQMGAADAQ; encoded by the coding sequence ATGCTCGCGACCACTCGCCCGGGCCGCGACGTGGTGCGTGCGCGCATCCTGGAGGCGGCCGCCGAGGAATTCGCCGAACGGGGATTCGCGGCCGCTCGGCTCGCCGAGATCGCCCGCCGCGCCGGATTCACCAAGGGCGCGGTGTACTCGAACTTCGAGTCCAAACAGGACCTGTTCGCGGAACTGTTCGCGCAGCGCTCCCTGGATCTCGCCGGCCGGGTGCTCGCCGAGGTCGCAGGGCTCGACCTCGCCGACGCGTTGGGCAAGGGTGGGGCCGCGGTCGCGTCAGCCCTCATCGCCGACTCCGAGTGGTCCCTGCTCGTTCTCGAGTTCGGGGTCCAGGCCGTGCGCGACCCCAGCGTCAAGCAGGCATACATCCGCGAACGGCGTTATCTGCGAAGCAAACTCGTGGAGCTGATCGCCGACCGCGCCCGCGAGTGGGGAGTGGACATCGACGTCCGCACCACCGCGCTGTCGCTGACGGCGTTGATCTCCGGCCTGGTGCTCGAGCACACCGTCGACCCCGAGGACGTCAACCACCAGGCGATCGGGACCGCCGTCACGGCGCTGTTCGCGGGCGCCGTCGCGCGCGCCCAAATGGGCGCCGCCGACGCTCAGTAG
- a CDS encoding YbaK/EbsC family protein, with protein sequence MPRLLHPNAAHVADTLIARGHHGVIVSQPAPTHSAGEAAAALGVDLGAIVKSLVFLLDDDPVLLLLSGAHEVNVAATGARLQGTLTPAPLDLVTEVTGQPIGGIAPLGHPTNLPTYLDSTLAGYPELWAAAGHPDTVFRTTFSELLRVTAGLAVDMD encoded by the coding sequence ATGCCCAGGCTGCTGCATCCCAATGCGGCGCACGTCGCCGACACCTTGATCGCGCGCGGTCATCACGGGGTGATCGTGAGTCAGCCGGCGCCGACGCACAGCGCGGGTGAGGCCGCGGCGGCCCTGGGCGTGGATCTGGGTGCGATCGTCAAGTCGCTCGTGTTCCTGCTCGACGACGACCCGGTGTTGCTGCTGCTGTCCGGAGCGCACGAGGTGAACGTGGCGGCGACCGGCGCCCGCCTGCAGGGCACCCTGACGCCGGCACCGCTGGACCTCGTGACCGAAGTGACCGGTCAGCCGATCGGCGGGATCGCACCGCTGGGGCATCCCACCAACCTGCCGACCTATCTCGACAGCACGCTCGCCGGTTATCCGGAGCTGTGGGCCGCCGCCGGCCATCCCGACACCGTCTTCCGCACCACGTTCTCGGAACTGCTGCGGGTCACGGCGGGGCTGGCCGTCGACATGGACTGA
- a CDS encoding flavin reductase family protein encodes MSQSVENAPELAVVPAEPGVSNDEYKAAMRRHPAGVTIVTLDSGNGPVGFTATSFASLSMNPPLISFNIALNSSSIDALRAADSLVVHLLGEHQQHLSQRFSRSADQRFSDESLWGRLETGEPVLHGTPIWMRTTVHQLIPAGDHTLVIGLITRLHNENDDEAASAPLLYHEGRYHRPTPLDQ; translated from the coding sequence TTGTCACAGTCTGTCGAGAATGCGCCCGAACTTGCTGTCGTCCCCGCCGAGCCGGGGGTCAGCAACGACGAGTACAAGGCCGCGATGCGCCGCCACCCGGCAGGCGTCACCATCGTGACCCTCGATTCGGGGAACGGTCCGGTCGGCTTCACCGCGACGTCGTTCGCGTCGCTGTCGATGAACCCGCCGCTGATCTCGTTCAACATCGCGCTGAACTCGTCGAGCATCGATGCACTGCGCGCGGCGGACTCGCTCGTCGTGCACCTGCTCGGGGAGCATCAGCAGCACCTGTCGCAGCGCTTCTCCCGCAGCGCCGATCAGCGGTTCAGCGACGAGTCGCTGTGGGGCCGCCTCGAGACGGGTGAGCCCGTCCTGCACGGCACTCCGATCTGGATGCGCACCACGGTGCACCAGTTGATTCCCGCCGGCGACCACACGCTGGTGATCGGTCTGATCACGCGCCTCCACAACGAGAACGACGACGAGGCGGCCTCCGCCCCGCTGCTGTACCACGAGGGCCGCTACCACCGGCCGACGCCACTCGACCAGTAG
- a CDS encoding alpha/beta hydrolase family protein, with the protein MADEQGANMNGHRIGAVCALALALVTSSAAIAAPASAEPGAWNPTIVVPAPSGPSAVGSTTLHLVDSERADPWKPDQRRELMVTVTYPAAHAENYPLAHYVSTEFATGATRDLAAALNLPIEVQGLLGLHSNAHSGAPVQSTAERSLPVVLFSPGAVVPRIFGTGEAEDLASRGYVVVSIDHTFDSQAVEFPGLRIVEGIAPPEESAQSAEWLRTALDARVADTEFVLDEITALADGHNPDVEQRALPNGLSQAVDPSRIGMFGHSLGGFTTAEAMARDPRIDAGVNLDGSLGFDDDLGLAATHGLDRPMLLMSSQQVADTGAFARSWKAFRDNTPGWTRELELTRAGHHSFTDLQTLIPPIAAEVAPEATGYYIGTIPPENAIPAVREYVAAAFDRFLRNRRADILDGADGRFPDVRYVR; encoded by the coding sequence GTGGCCGACGAACAGGGGGCAAACATGAACGGTCACCGCATCGGGGCGGTGTGCGCACTGGCCCTTGCGCTGGTCACGTCTTCGGCGGCGATTGCCGCCCCGGCCTCCGCGGAGCCGGGTGCCTGGAACCCGACGATCGTTGTGCCCGCGCCGTCGGGACCGAGCGCCGTCGGAAGCACCACCCTCCACCTGGTGGATTCGGAGCGGGCTGACCCGTGGAAGCCCGATCAGCGGCGCGAACTGATGGTCACGGTGACCTACCCGGCCGCGCACGCCGAGAACTATCCCCTGGCGCACTACGTCTCGACCGAATTCGCGACCGGTGCGACGCGGGATCTCGCTGCTGCGCTGAACCTTCCGATCGAGGTTCAGGGCCTGCTCGGCCTCCACTCGAACGCCCACAGCGGTGCGCCCGTCCAGTCGACCGCCGAGCGCAGCCTTCCCGTCGTCCTGTTCTCGCCCGGCGCCGTCGTACCTCGCATCTTCGGAACCGGTGAGGCCGAAGACCTGGCCAGTCGTGGGTACGTGGTGGTGTCGATCGATCACACCTTCGACTCGCAGGCTGTCGAGTTTCCCGGCCTCCGAATCGTCGAAGGCATTGCACCTCCCGAGGAATCCGCGCAATCGGCGGAGTGGCTCCGGACCGCCCTCGACGCCAGGGTCGCCGATACCGAGTTCGTCCTCGACGAGATCACCGCACTGGCAGACGGACACAATCCCGACGTCGAACAGCGCGCCCTGCCGAACGGCTTGAGCCAGGCCGTCGATCCCTCGCGGATCGGGATGTTCGGGCACTCGCTCGGCGGCTTCACCACGGCCGAGGCGATGGCCCGCGACCCGCGCATCGATGCGGGAGTGAACCTCGACGGCTCGCTGGGTTTCGACGACGACCTGGGCCTCGCGGCGACGCACGGTCTCGACCGACCGATGCTGCTGATGTCGAGCCAACAGGTCGCAGACACAGGCGCGTTCGCGCGCTCGTGGAAGGCCTTCCGGGACAACACACCCGGCTGGACGCGGGAGCTCGAGCTGACGCGAGCCGGTCACCACAGCTTCACCGACCTCCAGACCCTCATCCCGCCCATCGCCGCGGAGGTCGCCCCCGAGGCGACCGGGTACTACATCGGAACGATCCCGCCCGAGAACGCGATTCCCGCCGTCCGCGAGTACGTGGCCGCGGCGTTCGACCGATTCCTCCGCAACCGGAGGGCCGACATCCTCGACGGCGCCGACGGACGCTTCCCGGACGTGCGCTACGTCCGATGA
- a CDS encoding SDR family NAD(P)-dependent oxidoreductase, whose translation MDLHLAGKTAVVTGASRGIGLAVTTALAVEGAHVVAGSRTLTTELESLIPDGSVTFVPCDLATPAGPEALIAVAADLGGVDVLVNNAGSATPRLGGFASVTDDDWLATLTVNFMSAVRTTRAALPQLRRRGGGSVVTVSSVNAFLPDPAVVDYSASKAALTNFCKALSKEVARHDIRINTVSPGPVSTALWLGEQGVASVVASAGGTTPQAVRDAAAAGSETGRFTRPDEVADLVLFLASDRAGNITGADFVIDGGLIKTL comes from the coding sequence ATGGACCTTCACCTTGCCGGGAAGACCGCAGTCGTCACGGGTGCGAGCAGAGGCATCGGGCTGGCGGTGACAACCGCGCTGGCGGTCGAGGGCGCCCACGTGGTGGCCGGGTCACGAACCCTCACAACCGAACTCGAATCGCTGATACCGGACGGGTCGGTCACGTTCGTGCCGTGTGATCTCGCCACCCCGGCGGGACCCGAAGCACTGATCGCGGTCGCCGCCGACCTGGGCGGTGTCGATGTCCTGGTCAACAACGCCGGCTCGGCGACGCCGCGACTCGGCGGCTTCGCGAGCGTGACCGACGACGACTGGCTCGCGACGCTCACCGTCAACTTCATGTCCGCGGTGCGCACCACCCGCGCGGCGCTCCCCCAGTTGCGGCGCCGCGGCGGCGGCTCCGTCGTCACGGTCAGCTCCGTCAACGCGTTCCTGCCGGACCCCGCGGTGGTCGACTACTCCGCATCGAAGGCCGCGCTCACGAACTTCTGCAAGGCGCTGTCCAAAGAGGTTGCTCGACACGATATTCGGATCAATACAGTCAGCCCCGGCCCGGTCTCGACCGCCCTGTGGCTCGGCGAGCAGGGCGTGGCGAGCGTCGTCGCGAGCGCCGGCGGCACCACTCCACAGGCGGTCAGGGACGCGGCCGCCGCGGGATCCGAGACCGGGAGGTTCACCCGACCGGACGAGGTCGCGGACCTGGTGCTGTTCCTGGCGAGCGACCGAGCCGGCAACATCACCGGCGCCGACTTCGTCATCGACGGCGGTCTGATCAAAACCCTCTGA
- a CDS encoding putative leader peptide: protein MESRYVGSQWSRRHVDLCRTSSGMCTR, encoded by the coding sequence ATGGAGTCGAGGTACGTGGGCAGCCAGTGGTCCCGCCGCCACGTCGACCTGTGCCGCACCTCCTCGGGCATGTGTACGCGCTGA